From the Lepus europaeus isolate LE1 chromosome 12, mLepTim1.pri, whole genome shotgun sequence genome, one window contains:
- the CEL gene encoding bile salt-activated lipase, whose translation MGRLELTVLGLACCLTAAHAATLGAVYTEGGFVEGENKKLSLLGGTSVDIFKGIPFATAAVLENPQRHPGWQGTLKAKDFKKRCLQATLTQDSTFGDQDCLYLNIWVPQGRKEVSHNLPVMIWIYGGAFLMGSGQGANFLSNYLYDGEEIATRGNVIVVTFNYRVGPLGFLSTGDANLPGNYGLRDQHMAIAWVKRNIAAFGGDPDNITLFGESAGGASVSLQTLSPYNKGLIRRAISQSGVALSPWAIQKNPLFWAKKIAEKVGCPLEDTAAMAACLKITDPQALTLAYRLPLGGTEYPVVHYLGFVPVVDGDFLPEDPINLYSNAADIDYLAGTNDMDGHLFATVDMPAIDKSYKDISDQDFYKLVSGMTVMKGSEGAQATYNIYTESWAQDSSQANKKKTAVDIETDILFLIPTETALAQHRANARTGKTYAYLFSHPSRMPIYPSWMGADHADDLQYVFGKPFATPLGYRPQDRTVSKTLIAYWTNFARTGDPNTGPSEVPAHWEPYTLENSSYLEINKKMSQDSTKQHLRTNFLRFWALTYQALPTVLEDVPVPPTDDAEVVPLPPADDSSTPPADDSVGAQMPVAIGF comes from the exons ATGGGGCGCCTGGAGCTGACCGTCTTGGGCCTCGCCTGCTGCCTGACAGCGGCGCATGCGGCGACG CTGGGCGCCGTGTACACGGAAGGCGGCTTCGTGGAGGGTGAAAACAAGAAGTTGAGCCTCCTGGGCGGGACCTCCGTGGACATCTTCAAGGGCATCCCCTTTGCCACCGCCGCCGTCTTGGAGAACCCCCAGCGGCACCCGGGCTGGCAAG ggaCCCTGAAGGCCAAGGACTTCAAGAAGCGATGCCTGCAGGCTACCCTCACCCAGGACAGCACCTTCGGGGACCAGGACTGCCTGTACCTCAACATCTGGGTGCCCCAGGGTCGGAAGGAAG TTTCCCACAACCTGCCCGTGATGATCTGGATCTATGGCGGCGCCTTCCTCATGGGGTCCGGCCAGGGGGCCAACTTCCTCAGCAACTACCTGTACGACGGCGAGGAGATCGCCACGCGCGGCAACGTCATCGTGGTCACCTTCAACTACCGCGTCGGCCCCCTCGGCTTCCTCAGCACCGGGGACGCCAACCTGCCAG GTAACTACGGCCTCCGGGACCAGCACATGGCCATCGCCTGGGTCAAGCGGAACATTGCGGCCTTCGGGGGAGACCCTGACAACATCACCCTCTTCGGGGAATCAGCAGGAGGTGCCAGTGTTTCCCTGCAG ACTCTGTCCCCTTACAACAAAGGCCTCATCCGGCGTGCCATCAGCCAGAGCGGCGTGGCGCTGAGCCCCTGGGCCATCCAGAAGAACCCACTCTTCTGGGCCAAAAAG ATCGCCGAGAAGGTGGGCTGCCCGCTGGAGGACACAGCCGCCATGGCCGCGTGTCTGAAGATCACCGATCCCCAAGCCCTGACGCTGGCCTATAGGTTGCCGCTGGGGGGCACGGAGT atcCCGTGGTGCATTACCTGGGCTTTGTCCCCGTCGTCGACGGAGACTTCCTCCCCGAGGACCCCATCAATCTGTACAGCAATGCCGCCGACATCGACTACCTAGCAGGCACCAATGACATGGACGGCCACCTCTTCGCCACCGTCGACATGCCGGCCATCGACAAGTCCTACAAGGACATCTCGGA CCAGGACTTCTACAAGCTGGTCAGTGGCATGACTGTTATGAAGGGGTCCGAGGGTGCCCAGGCCACGTACAACATCTACACCGAGTCCTGGGCCCAGGACTCCTCCCAGGCGAACAAGAAGAAGACGGCGGTGGACATTGAGACCGATATTCTCTTCCTGATCCCCACGGAGAcggccctggcccagcacagagccAACGCCAG GACTGGCAAGACCTACGCCTACCTGTTTTCCCACCCCTCCCGGATGCCCATCTACCCGAGCTGGATGGGGGCCGACCACGCTGATGACCTCCAGTACGTCTTTGGGAAGCCCTTTGCCACCCCGCTGGGCTACCGGCCCCAAGACAGGACGGTCTCCAAGACCTTGATCGCTTACTGGACCAACTTTGCCAGAACCGG GGACCCCAACACGGGCCCTTCGGAAGTGCCCGCCCACTGGGAGCCCTACACCCTGGAGAACAGCAGCTACCTGGAGATCAACAAGAAGATGAGCCAGGACTCCACGAAGCAGCATCTGAGGACCAACTTCCTGCGGTTCTGGGCCCTCACCTACCAGGCGCTGCCCACGGTGCTGGAAGACGTCCCTGTGCCCCCAACGGATGACGCTGAGGTCGTCCCCCTGCCGCCTGCGGACGACTCCTCCACGCCCCCAGCAGATGACTCTGTGGGGGCCCAGATGCCCGTGGCCATTGGTTTCTAG